From a region of the Leptospira kmetyi serovar Malaysia str. Bejo-Iso9 genome:
- a CDS encoding GAF domain-containing hybrid sensor histidine kinase/response regulator, with protein sequence MFSVRDSVEAADKQSLPVPANEKERLVALKSYQILDTAPEEKFDSLTQIAAYICDSSIALISLIDVNRQWFKSKVGLDDAETPRSDSFCQYAIMQDEIFEIEDAHEDPRFKNNPNVLGPPFIRFYAGTPLKTPDGYNIGTLCVIDQAPKRLDQKQRVILKVLSNQIISNFELIKKNRELIVIRKKEEELQNSKSQFFANMSHEIRTPVHGILGVAGLLSETDLQNEQREYVDTIRRSGSLLLSLLNDILDFSKLESAHMTIEIISFNLIDLLKDVFFLFEADAKRKKIEFKLKGEIPESLIVSTDPHRFKQILVNLISNAFKFTEKGSVHIELEFETDSEHHDISIRVRDTGIGIPELKLNELFQAYTQADTSVSRKYGGTGLGLAISKSLAEMMNLKLTAQSVINKGSVFEISGKLPLAEKPELSLEPKKLNFTTNGNPVEDLQILVAEDNEINQMLIRRILEKLGYKPIVVSNGIEALHHIETNETDVLFLDIQMPELSGIDTAKILTQHTNQSLRPYIIAMTANASPTDRENCIASGMDEYISKPFRKEQIADLINHYLSKKKSSKR encoded by the coding sequence ATGTTCTCGGTCCGTGATTCCGTGGAAGCCGCAGATAAACAATCGTTACCCGTTCCCGCCAACGAAAAGGAAAGGCTCGTCGCATTAAAATCTTACCAAATTTTAGACACGGCCCCCGAGGAAAAATTCGATTCCCTCACTCAGATCGCGGCCTATATCTGCGATAGCTCCATCGCTCTGATTTCTTTGATCGACGTGAACCGTCAGTGGTTCAAATCCAAAGTGGGATTGGACGACGCAGAAACTCCGAGAAGCGATTCCTTCTGTCAATACGCGATCATGCAGGACGAGATTTTTGAAATCGAGGACGCGCACGAAGATCCGAGATTCAAAAACAATCCGAACGTATTGGGTCCGCCTTTCATACGTTTTTACGCCGGAACCCCCTTAAAAACTCCGGACGGATACAACATAGGAACGTTATGCGTCATCGATCAGGCTCCGAAGCGCCTCGATCAGAAACAAAGGGTGATCCTTAAGGTTCTTTCGAATCAGATCATCTCGAATTTCGAACTGATCAAAAAAAATCGGGAGCTGATCGTCATCCGCAAGAAGGAAGAGGAACTTCAAAATTCGAAAAGTCAGTTTTTCGCGAATATGAGTCACGAGATCCGAACGCCGGTCCACGGCATCTTGGGAGTCGCGGGTCTTTTGTCTGAAACGGATCTTCAAAACGAACAAAGGGAATACGTGGACACGATCCGAAGAAGCGGAAGCCTTCTTCTCAGTTTGTTAAACGACATATTAGATTTTTCTAAATTAGAATCCGCTCACATGACGATCGAAATTATCTCCTTCAACCTGATCGATCTTCTGAAGGACGTATTCTTCCTTTTCGAAGCGGACGCCAAACGCAAAAAGATAGAATTCAAACTCAAGGGAGAAATTCCGGAATCCCTGATCGTCTCCACCGATCCGCACCGATTCAAACAAATTCTCGTTAATCTGATCTCGAACGCGTTTAAGTTCACCGAAAAGGGAAGCGTTCACATCGAACTCGAGTTTGAAACGGACTCGGAGCACCACGATATCAGCATTCGAGTTCGGGACACTGGAATCGGAATTCCGGAATTAAAACTCAACGAACTCTTTCAGGCTTATACGCAAGCGGACACTTCCGTCTCCAGAAAATACGGAGGAACCGGACTCGGTCTTGCGATCAGCAAAAGTCTCGCGGAGATGATGAATCTAAAACTGACCGCACAAAGCGTGATCAACAAGGGAAGCGTGTTCGAAATTTCGGGAAAACTTCCGCTCGCCGAAAAACCCGAACTCAGTTTGGAACCTAAGAAGCTGAACTTTACGACGAACGGAAACCCGGTAGAGGATTTGCAAATTTTAGTCGCCGAAGACAACGAGATCAATCAGATGTTGATCCGAAGAATTCTCGAAAAACTCGGATATAAACCGATCGTCGTATCCAACGGGATCGAAGCGTTGCATCATATCGAAACGAACGAAACGGACGTTTTGTTTTTGGATATACAGATGCCGGAGTTGAGCGGAATCGACACCGCGAAAATTCTCACCCAACATACGAACCAATCCCTTCGACCCTACATCATCGCGATGACGGCTAACGCGAGTCCGACGGATCGGGAGAATTGTATCGCGTCCGGCATGGACGAATATATCAGCAAACCGTTTCGCAAAGAACAGATCGCCGATTTAATCAATCACTATCTTTCCAAAAAGAAATCTTCGAAGCGGTAA
- a CDS encoding DoxX family protein yields the protein MDRLNHWLQEHRDWLVDFLRIYLGGVLIYKGLEFLYDTDALIRMMEMNNAPMASTLLAHYIVIAHICGGILLLSGLLTRFAALLQVPVLIGAVLFIHGKEGFMAPGSNLPYAAMILLLLFHFSLYGSGRISADYYIETHKSI from the coding sequence ATGGATCGTTTGAACCATTGGCTACAAGAACATCGGGATTGGTTGGTCGATTTCCTGCGAATTTATCTCGGAGGAGTTTTAATCTATAAAGGTCTGGAGTTCCTATACGATACGGATGCGTTGATTCGTATGATGGAGATGAACAACGCGCCTATGGCGTCCACGTTACTCGCTCATTATATCGTGATCGCTCACATCTGCGGAGGAATTCTTCTTTTATCCGGATTGTTGACCCGTTTCGCCGCGCTTCTTCAGGTTCCCGTTTTGATCGGAGCGGTGTTGTTCATCCACGGTAAGGAAGGATTTATGGCGCCGGGATCGAACCTGCCTTATGCCGCGATGATTCTTTTACTGCTTTTCCATTTTTCCTTATACGGATCGGGAAGAATTTCGGCGGATTATTATATCGAAACTCATAAGAGCATATAA
- the ilvB gene encoding biosynthetic-type acetolactate synthase large subunit, whose product MDLNGAELIIRFLEYAGVEVVAGIPGGASLPIYDALHGSKIRHILARHEQGAGFIAGGMARASGKPAVCIASSGPGVTNLITAVADAKMDSIPLIAITGQVPVSLIGTDAFQEIDTLSLSIPITKRSYLVKNAEDLITILPQAWKTSIEGRPGPVWIDVPKDVALARIEWDEQKEKEYWNIQKTEFILRIEKSWKADFARMLSEAKRPVFYIGGGLNRPLSAELFGVLQERLNFPVVSTLMGLGICKDDHPGFLGMLGMHGSRATNLALEEADLLIALGVRFDDRATGKLNEFCPNAKIVHVDIDATEIGKLKNPNLYLKHEIEDFIRQILEEEYSSVHAAKEEWLDRVQTLKTLYAFPMPEEKDSLHPFKILKEVGEILKDKAIVTTDVGQHQMWAAQYYPFQKQGSLLTSGGLGTMGFGLPTAIGAALVSPGKRIVCISGDGSILMNVQELDTLRELDLDVTILLVNNGHLGLVRQQQELFFSSRFSASRFLMPTNFLKIASSFGIPSFSLNGEFSPSEVLEEALNRKGPSFVMLQVAPELHVLPMVPPGKPNREMIH is encoded by the coding sequence ATGGATTTAAACGGAGCTGAATTGATCATTCGATTTTTGGAATATGCCGGCGTCGAAGTTGTGGCCGGAATTCCCGGAGGCGCCAGTCTTCCCATCTACGACGCGTTACACGGAAGTAAGATCCGTCATATTCTCGCGAGACACGAACAAGGCGCGGGTTTTATCGCGGGAGGAATGGCGAGAGCGAGCGGCAAACCCGCGGTTTGTATCGCGTCTTCCGGTCCCGGAGTTACGAACTTAATTACGGCGGTTGCCGACGCGAAGATGGATTCGATTCCGCTCATCGCGATCACAGGTCAGGTTCCCGTTTCCCTAATCGGAACCGATGCGTTCCAAGAGATAGACACTTTGAGTCTGTCGATTCCCATCACAAAAAGAAGTTATCTCGTAAAAAACGCGGAGGATTTGATTACGATTCTTCCCCAAGCGTGGAAAACCTCGATCGAAGGACGGCCCGGTCCCGTTTGGATCGACGTTCCCAAGGATGTCGCTTTGGCAAGAATAGAATGGGACGAGCAAAAAGAAAAAGAATATTGGAATATTCAAAAAACTGAATTTATTTTGAGGATCGAAAAAAGTTGGAAGGCCGATTTCGCGAGAATGTTGTCCGAAGCGAAACGACCCGTTTTTTACATCGGAGGCGGTCTCAATCGTCCCTTGTCCGCGGAGCTATTCGGAGTTCTTCAGGAACGATTGAACTTTCCCGTGGTTTCCACGCTGATGGGACTGGGAATCTGCAAAGACGATCATCCCGGCTTTTTGGGAATGCTCGGAATGCACGGTTCCAGAGCCACGAATCTGGCTTTGGAAGAGGCCGATCTTTTGATCGCGCTCGGAGTTCGTTTCGACGATCGCGCCACCGGCAAATTGAACGAATTCTGTCCGAACGCAAAGATCGTTCACGTGGACATAGACGCGACCGAAATCGGTAAATTAAAAAATCCTAATTTATATTTGAAACACGAGATCGAGGATTTTATCAGACAGATTCTGGAAGAGGAGTATTCTTCCGTACATGCGGCAAAGGAAGAATGGTTGGATCGCGTTCAAACGCTGAAGACGTTATACGCGTTTCCGATGCCCGAAGAAAAAGATTCCTTACATCCTTTTAAGATTCTGAAGGAAGTGGGGGAAATTTTAAAGGATAAGGCGATCGTAACCACGGACGTAGGTCAACATCAGATGTGGGCCGCTCAATATTATCCGTTTCAAAAACAGGGATCCTTGCTGACCTCGGGCGGACTCGGAACGATGGGCTTTGGTCTTCCCACCGCGATCGGAGCGGCTCTTGTTTCTCCCGGAAAAAGAATCGTTTGTATTTCGGGAGACGGTTCGATTCTGATGAACGTTCAGGAACTCGACACGTTACGCGAACTCGATCTGGACGTTACGATTCTTCTGGTGAACAACGGACATTTGGGTTTGGTAAGACAACAACAGGAATTGTTTTTCTCGTCCCGATTCTCCGCGTCCCGATTTTTGATGCCGACCAACTTCTTGAAGATCGCATCCTCTTTCGGAATTCCTTCGTTCTCTTTAAACGGAGAATTTTCCCCGTCCGAAGTTTTGGAGGAGGCTTTGAACCGCAAAGGACCTTCCTTCGTGATGTTGCAGGTCGCGCCCGAGCTGCACGTTCTTCCCATGGTTCCTCCCGGAAAACCGAATCGAGAAATGATCCATTAA
- a CDS encoding anthranilate synthase component I family protein, translating to MSNRISNLKQYLNSLPEKPESNPFPLCEEEIENFLFRLTKKYSGCFLLESHPGYPDNYRYSILGFEPSFRFRGYPGKLVLDGETVPVSNPYKTLREIFPAKRDSKKYRGGLVGYLGYDSSVLFEPVTDLRQREGYPLFSFGLYLDGIVIDHLTGSAEYFYYAQNRIEELTLLLQSKEEIPRDTKVRSLGFSKTKEEYLNMFDRTREEILSGNTFQCQIGFEEKFEIEGSLVPIYGNLKKGNPSPYLFFYKDEEIEMFGSSPELLFSHKDRIAETYPLAGTYPRGASPEEDKVLTGKLLSDQKEIAEHSMLIDLHRNDLSRVCERGTVRLRKEFEILKFAHVQHITSEVFGILKTNEDSFGGLESVFPAGTLTGAPKVESVKLIRKTEGDDRGPYGGVLGYFSLDGSSQFCILIRSLYRSGTKAYSRAASGIVLDSEKELEYQEILNKLKAVKKSLEEFVR from the coding sequence ATGTCGAATCGGATTTCGAATCTGAAACAATACCTAAATTCTCTGCCGGAAAAACCGGAGAGCAACCCGTTTCCGTTATGTGAAGAGGAGATCGAAAACTTTCTATTTCGCTTAACAAAAAAGTATTCCGGATGTTTTCTTTTGGAAAGTCATCCGGGATATCCGGATAACTACCGTTATTCGATCTTAGGTTTTGAACCTTCCTTTCGTTTTCGGGGTTATCCCGGAAAGCTGGTCCTCGACGGAGAAACCGTTCCCGTTTCCAATCCGTACAAAACGCTTCGTGAGATATTTCCCGCAAAACGGGATTCTAAAAAATACCGGGGCGGTCTTGTGGGTTATCTCGGTTACGATTCTTCGGTTCTTTTCGAACCGGTAACCGATCTGCGACAACGCGAAGGTTATCCTCTCTTTTCTTTCGGTTTGTATCTCGACGGGATCGTGATCGATCATCTCACGGGCTCCGCGGAATACTTTTACTATGCCCAAAATCGAATCGAGGAGCTGACCCTCTTGTTGCAATCGAAGGAAGAGATTCCTCGCGATACGAAGGTGCGATCCTTGGGATTCTCCAAAACAAAAGAAGAATATTTGAATATGTTCGATCGAACGCGCGAGGAGATTCTTTCAGGAAACACGTTTCAGTGTCAGATCGGTTTCGAGGAAAAGTTCGAGATCGAGGGAAGTCTCGTTCCGATTTACGGAAATTTAAAAAAGGGAAACCCTTCCCCTTATCTTTTCTTTTACAAGGACGAAGAAATCGAAATGTTCGGTTCGAGTCCCGAGCTTTTGTTTTCTCATAAGGATAGAATCGCGGAAACGTATCCGCTTGCCGGAACGTATCCGAGAGGCGCGAGTCCCGAAGAAGACAAGGTTCTGACCGGAAAATTGTTAAGCGACCAAAAGGAAATCGCCGAACATTCGATGCTGATCGATCTCCATCGAAACGATCTAAGCCGCGTCTGCGAAAGAGGAACGGTAAGACTCAGAAAAGAATTCGAAATTCTGAAGTTCGCGCACGTCCAACACATCACCAGCGAGGTTTTCGGAATTTTAAAGACGAACGAGGATTCTTTCGGAGGTCTCGAATCCGTGTTTCCCGCCGGAACGTTGACTGGCGCGCCGAAGGTGGAATCCGTAAAACTGATCCGCAAAACGGAGGGGGACGATCGCGGGCCTTACGGAGGGGTTCTCGGATATTTCTCATTGGACGGAAGTTCCCAATTCTGCATATTAATCCGAAGTCTTTACAGATCGGGGACGAAGGCGTATTCGAGGGCGGCCTCGGGGATCGTTCTGGACTCAGAGAAAGAATTAGAATATCAAGAAATTCTAAATAAGCTCAAGGCAGTAAAAAAATCCTTGGAGGAGTTCGTAAGATGA
- the tpx gene encoding thiol peroxidase: protein MAQVTLKGNPIPLEGKIPSPGDKAPDFKAIKQDLSEFGLKDYAGKVKILVAVPSLDTSVCAIETKVFNEKAAGLSGIATLIISGDLPFAMKRFCSTEGIDSPNLVTGSQYRDFSFSKAYGTHIADGPLKGLSARAVFVVDKTDTVRYVELVPEIGSEPNYAAALAAANAAL from the coding sequence ATGGCACAAGTCACTCTCAAAGGCAATCCGATTCCGCTCGAAGGCAAAATTCCTTCTCCAGGCGATAAGGCACCCGACTTCAAAGCGATCAAACAGGATCTTTCCGAATTCGGTCTCAAAGACTATGCGGGAAAAGTGAAGATTCTCGTGGCCGTTCCGAGTTTGGACACTTCCGTATGCGCGATCGAAACCAAAGTATTCAACGAAAAGGCGGCGGGACTTTCCGGCATCGCGACCTTAATCATCTCGGGCGATCTTCCTTTCGCGATGAAACGTTTTTGTTCCACCGAAGGAATCGATTCTCCGAATTTGGTTACCGGTTCACAATACAGGGATTTTTCCTTTTCCAAAGCGTACGGAACTCATATCGCCGACGGTCCGTTAAAAGGACTTTCTGCAAGAGCGGTGTTCGTTGTGGATAAAACCGATACGGTGCGTTATGTGGAATTGGTTCCGGAAATCGGGTCGGAACCGAATTACGCTGCGGCGCTTGCGGCGGCAAACGCGGCGCTTTAA
- a CDS encoding pirin family protein codes for MNLRKLKTIRPSLRAIEGGGFPVRRPFPVQDLIQLDPFLLLDEMGPVEYKPGKAIGAPDHPHRGFETVTYLLTGEMEHRDSWGNYGKLKSGDVQWMTAGSGLVHSEMPSKEFQNNGGWMHGFQLWVNLPSSQKMSNPRYQDTPSERIPEVETPDGKGKVRVIAGEVYGTKAVIETKIPILYYHFHLSPGADVTIPVPDSYNVFAFPFSGDGILHTDQGTQAVKEGDMVWFERSAGDVRFSLPEDAKNAWEFLLIGGQPVEEPVARYGPFVMNTQEEIYQAFTDFQAGKMGEIRS; via the coding sequence ATGAATCTTAGAAAACTTAAAACGATCAGACCTTCGCTGAGAGCGATCGAAGGAGGAGGTTTTCCGGTACGCAGACCGTTCCCCGTTCAAGATTTGATTCAGCTCGATCCGTTCTTGTTATTAGACGAGATGGGACCCGTAGAATACAAACCCGGAAAAGCGATCGGAGCGCCGGATCACCCGCATCGGGGGTTCGAAACGGTCACTTATTTATTGACTGGTGAAATGGAACACCGCGATTCTTGGGGAAATTACGGAAAATTAAAATCCGGCGACGTTCAATGGATGACCGCGGGTTCGGGTTTGGTGCATTCCGAAATGCCTTCGAAAGAATTTCAAAACAACGGCGGTTGGATGCACGGCTTTCAACTTTGGGTCAATCTTCCTTCTTCTCAAAAGATGAGCAACCCACGTTATCAAGACACTCCTTCGGAAAGAATTCCCGAAGTGGAAACTCCGGACGGAAAAGGGAAGGTTCGAGTGATCGCGGGTGAAGTGTACGGAACCAAGGCCGTGATCGAAACTAAGATTCCGATTTTATACTATCACTTTCATTTATCGCCGGGCGCGGACGTTACGATTCCCGTTCCCGATTCTTATAACGTGTTCGCGTTTCCTTTTTCGGGTGACGGAATTTTACACACCGACCAAGGAACCCAAGCCGTAAAAGAAGGCGATATGGTTTGGTTCGAAAGAAGCGCCGGAGACGTTCGATTCTCATTGCCGGAAGACGCGAAGAACGCTTGGGAATTTCTTCTGATCGGAGGACAACCCGTGGAAGAACCCGTGGCGCGATACGGGCCATTCGTGATGAACACTCAGGAAGAAATCTATCAGGCTTTCACCGATTTTCAGGCCGGAAAGATGGGGGAAATCCGTTCCTAA
- a CDS encoding anthranilate synthase component II translates to MKRCIVIDHYDSFTFNLVHLLEETLENSSGLFELIVFRQDEVGLNEILSRNPTHVLLSPGPGHPDDPEYFGVSESILRLRNPYIKIFGVCLGMQGIVTSFGGRLQRSKVPYHGKTSAITHDRLGIFSEIPDRIRVMRYHSLEGVENSLPDCLEATAKVQTNGENPVLMGVRHKTLPIEGVQFHPESFATECGKKMIENFLM, encoded by the coding sequence ATGAAACGATGTATAGTGATAGACCATTACGATTCCTTTACGTTCAATCTCGTACATCTTCTGGAGGAAACTCTGGAGAATTCCTCCGGGCTTTTCGAGCTGATCGTTTTTAGGCAGGACGAGGTCGGGTTGAACGAGATTCTTTCCCGAAACCCGACGCACGTTCTTCTTTCCCCGGGTCCGGGACATCCGGACGATCCCGAATATTTCGGCGTTTCCGAATCGATTCTTAGATTAAGAAATCCTTATATTAAGATTTTCGGAGTTTGTCTCGGAATGCAGGGAATCGTAACTTCCTTCGGCGGACGTTTGCAAAGATCCAAGGTCCCGTATCACGGTAAAACTTCCGCTATCACGCACGATCGTCTCGGAATTTTTTCGGAGATTCCCGATCGAATCCGAGTGATGCGTTATCATTCTTTGGAAGGTGTGGAAAATTCTCTGCCGGATTGTTTGGAAGCGACCGCCAAGGTTCAAACAAACGGAGAGAACCCGGTTCTTATGGGAGTCAGACACAAAACGCTTCCCATCGAAGGAGTTCAGTTTCATCCGGAATCCTTCGCGACGGAGTGCGGTAAAAAGATGATCGAGAATTTTTTGATGTAG
- a CDS encoding NAD(P)/FAD-dependent oxidoreductase — protein sequence MSSKAETKTRIAVIGGGAAGFFGAIQIASEGNCSVTLLEKGKQFLSKVKVSGGGRCNVTHHCLDPETLSKNYPRGERELRWAFETFGPKDTIRWYEERGVLLKTEADGRMFPITDSSETILQALFQEAKKVGVKLRTETEIHSVTPMPDSTFQIRLKTGEILEYHKILFATGSGRKAWTWLQAMGHTILDPVPSLFTFKIEDPRFENLSGLAFEQTECSLVEFGYSQIGPLLITHWGASGPAILKLSAKGARELFDKEYDTILKVNLVLGMKKDEVRKKIEKEKELHPSKAISNTPVLGIPRRYWERILEIHGIDSSKKWSGLSSKDLHAITEELTDARFKISGKGEFKDEFVTCGGVSRKEVNFKTMESKVVPGIYFAGEVLDVDGVTGGFNFQNAWTTSYIAARGILSSV from the coding sequence ATGAGTTCCAAAGCGGAAACAAAAACAAGAATCGCGGTGATCGGAGGGGGAGCCGCCGGATTTTTCGGCGCGATTCAAATCGCATCCGAAGGAAACTGTTCCGTTACCCTTTTGGAAAAAGGAAAACAATTTCTTTCCAAGGTAAAGGTTTCGGGCGGAGGAAGATGCAACGTTACGCACCATTGCCTCGATCCCGAAACGTTGAGTAAGAATTATCCGAGAGGGGAAAGGGAATTGCGCTGGGCCTTCGAGACCTTCGGGCCCAAGGATACGATCCGTTGGTACGAGGAACGGGGAGTTCTTTTGAAAACCGAAGCGGACGGAAGAATGTTTCCGATCACCGATTCATCCGAAACGATTCTGCAGGCCTTGTTTCAGGAAGCGAAAAAGGTCGGAGTCAAACTCAGAACGGAAACGGAGATCCATTCGGTGACGCCGATGCCGGATTCCACCTTTCAAATCCGGCTCAAAACCGGAGAAATATTAGAATATCATAAAATACTTTTTGCGACCGGTTCCGGTAGAAAGGCTTGGACTTGGTTGCAGGCGATGGGTCATACGATTCTCGATCCCGTTCCTTCCTTGTTTACGTTTAAGATCGAAGATCCCCGCTTTGAAAACTTGTCCGGTCTCGCCTTTGAACAAACGGAATGTTCTCTCGTCGAATTCGGATATTCCCAAATCGGTCCTTTGCTCATCACACATTGGGGAGCGAGCGGACCCGCGATTCTAAAACTTTCCGCAAAAGGAGCCAGGGAACTTTTCGATAAGGAATACGATACGATCCTAAAGGTGAATCTCGTTCTCGGAATGAAAAAGGACGAGGTCCGAAAAAAGATCGAAAAGGAAAAGGAGCTACATCCTTCCAAAGCGATTTCGAACACGCCGGTTCTCGGAATTCCCAGAAGATATTGGGAGAGAATATTAGAAATTCATGGTATTGATTCTTCCAAAAAATGGTCCGGTTTGTCCTCGAAAGATTTACACGCGATCACGGAAGAACTCACGGACGCCCGGTTCAAAATTTCGGGAAAGGGAGAATTTAAGGACGAGTTCGTCACCTGCGGAGGGGTCAGCCGCAAAGAAGTGAACTTTAAAACCATGGAAAGTAAAGTCGTTCCGGGAATTTATTTCGCGGGAGAAGTTTTGGACGTGGACGGAGTGACCGGAGGTTTTAACTTTCAAAACGCATGGACCACGTCCTACATAGCCGCGCGTGGAATTCTGAGTTCGGTTTAA
- a CDS encoding LIC13081 family protein, producing MITTTVTFLVSYSLDDAFRFVADFRNFVFWGEGICSVSPITTNNGNHLPTFELLYSFGPFKLKANYFAKEWIPNSRMIMETQNSFLDQRDIYTFQNSDKGTKITFTNHSKLKFPYHFGEWAFDAGIRGRICKEMRQLQNCLYRNGCGSPKHFQIIRI from the coding sequence ATGATAACCACTACTGTAACTTTTTTAGTTTCATATTCTTTAGACGATGCATTTCGATTTGTGGCCGATTTTAGAAACTTTGTTTTTTGGGGAGAAGGCATTTGTAGCGTTTCTCCGATCACAACGAACAACGGAAATCATCTGCCCACATTCGAATTACTTTATTCTTTCGGGCCTTTCAAACTCAAGGCGAATTATTTCGCGAAAGAATGGATTCCGAATTCCAGAATGATCATGGAAACTCAGAATTCTTTTTTGGATCAGAGGGACATCTATACGTTTCAAAATTCGGACAAGGGAACGAAAATAACGTTCACGAACCATTCTAAACTTAAATTTCCGTATCATTTCGGAGAATGGGCGTTCGACGCGGGGATTCGCGGAAGAATCTGCAAGGAAATGAGACAGTTGCAGAATTGTTTATATCGAAACGGATGCGGTTCTCCAAAACATTTTCAGATCATACGGATTTAG
- a CDS encoding VOC family protein: protein MIHHIAIGSPNVSSLSGFYETLPGFQKLKENRNEDGSLRSVWFQTGESILMLETDGIAKGPKALILDASSLTSESAKILPQWIQETEYTKYFKDPDGNLLGYSSFPKPWPF, encoded by the coding sequence ATGATTCATCATATCGCGATCGGATCTCCGAACGTAAGTTCTTTGAGCGGATTTTACGAAACGCTTCCCGGTTTTCAAAAGTTGAAAGAGAATCGAAACGAGGACGGTTCCCTACGTTCGGTTTGGTTTCAAACGGGAGAATCGATTCTTATGCTGGAAACGGACGGAATCGCAAAAGGTCCCAAGGCCTTGATTTTGGACGCGTCGTCTTTGACTTCGGAGAGCGCGAAAATTCTTCCGCAATGGATTCAAGAAACGGAATATACGAAATACTTTAAGGACCCGGACGGGAATCTTTTGGGTTATTCTTCCTTTCCGAAACCCTGGCCGTTTTAA
- a CDS encoding alpha/beta hydrolase gives MSKRFLLKGILGFIFFLLIVCIGGAWYFAEVLLHPRPPHQCKLEHYIFCNDPKADLGLNYENVKYKTSDGMEISAWWVPANRPSDKVMISIHGRGATRREGLRYVKLFHDQGINVILPDLRDCGESQKSFSSMGFHERKDLQATLDFVKSKGMKSTGILGFSMGAATSVLFMAEQPEIKIGIFDSGFADFVEVVSFVAKRDFGLPKYPLLPFVIFFYETRGNLETDDLSPEKAIGLISPRPVLIFHGTADNGVPYEHGLRLEKAAKEPKELVTVVGGEHTKLWQKDEKLVSSKILQLIQKL, from the coding sequence ATGTCGAAACGTTTTTTGCTGAAGGGAATTTTAGGATTTATATTCTTTCTTTTGATCGTTTGTATCGGAGGGGCTTGGTATTTCGCGGAAGTTCTTCTGCATCCGAGACCGCCTCATCAATGCAAATTAGAACATTATATTTTTTGCAACGATCCGAAAGCGGATCTCGGATTGAATTACGAAAACGTAAAATACAAAACCTCGGACGGAATGGAAATCTCCGCTTGGTGGGTTCCCGCGAACCGTCCGAGCGACAAGGTGATGATTTCGATTCACGGAAGAGGCGCCACGAGAAGGGAAGGCTTACGTTATGTGAAATTGTTTCACGATCAGGGGATAAACGTGATTCTTCCCGATCTCCGAGACTGCGGAGAAAGTCAAAAGTCCTTTAGTTCGATGGGATTTCACGAAAGAAAGGATCTGCAAGCGACTTTGGATTTTGTGAAGAGCAAAGGAATGAAGTCCACGGGAATTCTCGGTTTTTCCATGGGAGCCGCGACTTCCGTTCTTTTTATGGCGGAACAACCCGAGATTAAGATCGGAATTTTCGATTCGGGTTTCGCCGATTTCGTCGAAGTGGTTTCCTTTGTCGCAAAACGCGATTTCGGTTTACCGAAATATCCTTTGCTTCCTTTCGTGATCTTCTTTTACGAAACGAGGGGAAATCTGGAAACGGACGATCTTTCTCCCGAAAAAGCGATCGGCTTGATTTCTCCGAGACCCGTGTTGATCTTTCACGGAACCGCGGACAACGGAGTTCCTTACGAACACGGACTTCGTTTGGAAAAGGCCGCCAAGGAGCCGAAAGAATTGGTGACGGTAGTCGGCGGAGAACACACGAAACTCTGGCAGAAAGACGAAAAGCTCGTATCTTCGAAAATTCTTCAGTTAATTCAAAAATTATGA
- a CDS encoding GNAT family N-acetyltransferase: MNTEVVHSEQESKFYAVLDGHESHLYYREEGDVWNLLSTYVPSELRGKGLAADLVRTALDKARSLNKKIIPSCSYVVTFLNRHPNYNDLVA; the protein is encoded by the coding sequence ATGAATACAGAAGTCGTTCACTCGGAACAGGAATCCAAATTCTACGCGGTTCTCGACGGTCACGAATCCCATCTTTACTATAGGGAAGAAGGCGATGTTTGGAATCTTCTTTCGACGTATGTTCCTTCGGAGCTGAGAGGGAAAGGGCTCGCCGCGGATCTGGTCCGCACCGCTTTGGACAAGGCGCGTTCGCTTAACAAAAAGATCATTCCGAGTTGTTCGTATGTGGTGACTTTTTTAAACCGACATCCGAACTACAACGATCTGGTGGCCTAA